In Tenebrio molitor chromosome 1, icTenMoli1.1, whole genome shotgun sequence, the sequence CACGTGGTGTGAAGTCAAATATTTCCAGAAGATTATCTTTATGGTCGGCTTATTAAGCCTGGGAACGTACACGGCTCGATTAAATTATTCGTGATTCCAAAAAGCGAGGAAGCTTCATCCATATTTATCACGCACGAAGAAAAATCTCTGTTAACGTGTCATAATTACCAGGTGGAGTCACCCGCCAAATCGCTCCCTGATTTCCACCCTGTTATTCAGAATCTCTCTGTAAAAGATTGTGTTTTATACAATACCCGACTTTACACGGATTCGTTCAACATttccaaatatatttttgattgaaatacaCCCACTAGAATTGATCTCGCATCAAGGTTCACCATTTCGGGGAGGCGGCAGGGACGTCTATACCAGTCCGGCGTTCCTGCGACGTGTCGCTGCTGCAGGATTTTTCCGAGACGGTGAACTGGATATTGCGGACGCGGATATAACAATGGCAACAGCTCGGGACGCATGAAAAAGGGAGCTTAGATAGATATCTCGCAATATGATTCGAATGGCACTCGCACATCTTCGCCATAATCCACGGCAGGGTTCCCTCGATTCGCATCAAGGGACCAGGAGTTGACTTCGCGTTTATTCATAATCTACGATGTGACATTTTTCACTGTGTACAAAGGAGTGTTTGTTTTGCAGGAAAAACGCCGCActcgaaaaacaaaaattttcttccGAGCGCTGGCTCAGTTTTGCGTTGTCAGGGCTTCCCGCATCATCTCTCAAATTATACGTTACAAGCTAATTAGTTATTCACATATATGTATAATTCGAAACTcacgtaacattttatattattttttacaaataaattcgctaaatatgtcaaattgtgtatttttttagaGAATAATTTTCAAGCAAAAACCCATATTTGAAGagaatttgattaaatttaccaGTCATCTTATATTGCATTGCTACATATCTTTAAACTAAATATTCTCTCTTCAGGCTCTCTTTTTCGCTTAATTTCTGCTTGATATAATTCCCATTCaacgattaaattaatttgactcCAATTTTCACATagttttagtaaaaatttgatgAACTTGGCAGGCGCTTgtgaaaacatatttttatcgCACGGCGTGGGGTAAAGTAATTCATTACGTGTCTGAAAGGAGTGGAATAAACAGGACATATCGTACGGTGGTacataaaatacttaattCTCAGTTCTTAAATCTGTACATCGCAGTGCTCAGACAATTTACTGTTACGAATATAAATTTTACCAGTGTAGCTTCCAATAATTTATGCTAAATCCCGTTGTGTCAACCTGTCCGTTAGTAGTTTCAGCTGGCTGGAGAAAGtgattaatttcaaatggTTAGTAGAGCGTGAAGAAACATAAAATTGTTCGCGATATAGCTCTGTTCTTCATCTCGAGTAGCCGTGATCGTCTAGTGGTTAGGACCCTACGTTGTGGCCGTAGTAACCCAGGTTCGAATCCTGGTCACGGCAACAGTTCGAGatacttttttatatttatttcgcGTCTGCAAAGCTCCGATTAAGACACAAACTGTTTGTAGTCAATACTAGCGTTGTATTTTTTACTGCGataaagttttttatttaGGAAATCAGATCTGTAAATGGGGGTGTTGGTGCTGAGGAAAGTGTAAGTAGCGGGCAGTAAAAAGTGTAGTTTAAAATGTAGGTGGGAGCTTCAGTGCAACCATAACGCACAAGAAACACGCCAGGAACACAGTAATAGCGTTTCAGGCATTAAGGTGCAAACGCCGCGAACGAACATCGGCTCGTATAACCCCCAGGATAAGGGTTAGAGCTGGTGGTGATGCCGGGGACAACAAAAAGCAGACATCCATGGACATGCTAATTACATGCTCTCTACATACAGTCTACAACATCGGCATTAATTCAACTAGCTAACTACGGCAGTCGGCCTCTCCCCGAGTGTATTAGAGCTAATGTACCCCACGCTCTTGGCTTAGTCGACAAACAACTTGGTTTTGTTGTAATTGTGCCCGCCGAACACTGTGTTCTGCTTAATATTGTAAGACATAAATTAATATAACTATTTAACATCAGAGGCAAAAGGGATTTACTTTACATCGTgtagaaatttctcaaagtaATCCCACTATTCATCTGGAATGTAAAGAGGTTGCTCCACTATGAGACTTCATTATCCAAAGCGTTTCTTAAACTAAATGGGAATTGCAACATTGCAGAGACGGCAGTGGTGGGAAGCTCGACTGCATTTGCCAAGCCGCACAGTGGAAATCGACAAAATGATTCAAAAAGGTGTTTGCAGGTTCTTTTTCTAAAGAGTAAATGGCGCACAGACGATTTTAAGATAATTTGTTCTAATTTAATAATTGGTTTGgtttttttgagattttttttaatacattttttacattttctgtTTGAGGATGTGAAACAGCTTTTTAGATTAATGATCAGTTGTCCagaaagtttaataaaaactagtaaaataaatatttaacctACACAAAAAGCTATGAAAAGTCTATGAAAGAagcatatacatattttacttCCTCTAAAACAGCATATGAAGACAATCGCTTTTCATTTATTCTTACCCTAGAAGGTTTTCACTGCATTCGACAAACGAATTGGCAAAAGAAATCACCATTCCTAGAAGGTGGTaccaatttatttcaaattccgAGTACTCTTGACTGCTCATTTTCCCCAGAAGCGCAGTCTAATAGGGGAGTATaacgttaaattaattttttccaacatcgattatgaaaatgatactttcatcactcaatttaatcaggaaagtaggcgtttgcatcactagtgaggaaaatggagaaagtaaactcactagtgaggaaaatttatttaacaatctactacattaacaatctactacctacttattaatataaaaatttaaaacactgttatttgcattaattgaaactccagatccggaaaattaaaaaaataggggagtaaaatgattataaagaaatttaaaattgagactcattttcatgaacgatgttggaaaaaatagtatacacaattcgtgATCAAAGTGCGATGTTTCAACTCGCAATACTATCCTCACTCGCTGGCGCTCGCGAGTAGGTATATCATGTattgctcgttgaaaaatcaggcactttcatcacttatagtgtaatatactattacgaGGCTAATAAGGAAACACTTTCGTGGGAGTTTCCGGACGATAGAGCAATAACGAAGGAGCCAAATGAGTGGCtcgcacatttttttttaaacaagaaaGATAAGAGAGGATACCTACAACGGGAATAAGAGAGGAGAACAAAGTactaagaaaggaattagcggcagtgagagaggagatgGGAGGAAGAGAACAAAAATGGCGGGCGGAGAGGCAGATTAGCTGAAAAGAATGAAAATGATAGAGGaaaagatggaacaaagagaaaaaaaggagaggaagaataatgttatGATAACCGGAATAGGGGGAATAAGAGAAAATATAGAGAGCGAAGTGGAAGAATGGTTAGAAAGGGAGATAGGGGTGAAAGTGAACGTAaaggaagcatttaaaataaataaagataagataatgctggcaaaaatagaaattttggAGCAGAAGAAAATGATGCTAAATAAGAGTAAGTTTAAGGAAAGAAAAGGTGAGAGGATGTATATTGATGACGATTTGACAAACGAAGAAAGgaaaacacaaaagaagttaagagAGGTGGCTTGAGAAAAAAGAGAGAGGAAAAAGTGTGAAAATAGGATACAGGAAGATACAGATAAATGGGGAATATGGGATGAGAGAGAAAAGAAACTGAAGACAAATTTTTAGAAGAAGTAGAGAAGAAGAGAAGAGGAACCGGCGAGAAATGGTATAAAGAGTAGGTGAATAAAAACGTAGATGTACAAAGAAAAGAGAAACCGGAAAAGAAGCACAAAGGGGAAAGTCGCTACCGAAAGAGTACAAATGGGAAAATCAAGgggcaaaaaaataaatgaaataggGAAGAGCTTCgggggaataataacaggggtGAAATTtgggattaaagaaaagcgacaagaaaagagaaaagaagaaGGATGCATGGAAAGAAAAGTTCATACAGGCAATAAATGGTGGAAAATAGTGACAATAAAGAGATGAAGACGACAAGAAGACGTGTCGAAGACGGACGATTGTATACTCATAGGAGGGGACTTCAACGAGAGAATAGGAGAAAGAGGAGCAAGAAATTGGGAAGAGAGAGGGGGGATGAGAAAGGAAAATCCAAAGACAAGGTGAAGAATGCAGAGGGGAAGGGACTGATGGAATGGATGGGTGGGAGGTATTGAGCGGAAAGAAACAACGAGACAAAGAAGGGTTGCAGGTTGCAGGGAAAAAACAGTATTATATTACGGAATAGTGAACGAAGAAGCATGGGGAAAGAATAGAAGAATTCGGTATAGGAAAGAGAATGGAGTGGGATTAGCTCGAAATAGCTTTGAAGAAGCGAAGGGGAGGGAAAGAACAGAGAAGGAAAGGGGTGGGGGatagaaataaaactgtttattttttgtggaaTAGCTGTTTTATGTTAAAGGGAATATAATCAGGAATAAAGCATTCATAGTatgtataaacaaaaatgttgacTTTTGCCTGTTCTTCCAGGATTCTCATTACatgtattataaattattataaatgtataaataaaattgatagttttggattttttaatttatgatctCCACTTAGTTTGTTTCAGTGCAATATTTACATCAATTCCTCctcttttattatttataaaatatataatatacatCATTCTTTACATTAACcaaatttatatattttttatgtctTTCAGTTTATTTCTTTCTGATTATTTCTAAAACccttaaaatttttgtagatCGATATCACTTGTATATTTTAAGGAAgacatattttttccaaattatttTCCCATCTACAACTTTCAACACTCCAAAATGTTCCCTTTTAATCGCGGTGCATATCATTACATCGATTTCAAATTAGATTCAACCAGGAACCTTCTCTTCATCGTTATGGAAGTAATTCCATCCACTCCAATTAAAGCGGCTGTATATCCAATAAGACATTTGAGGTCGATTTGCATAATTTCGCGTGATATTTTGGACACAATGTGTAAACACTTTTCGTATAAAAGCACGAAGTATCGTCGGAGATGGCAGTACCGCAACTACTCCCAACTAAGGTAAGTCACTTCTCAACAAAAACACCACTCTTTCAATATGTCTCTTCTAGATGGACAACCGCGTAACGTTTGTATTCTTTTTGCTAAATATCATTTATGTATGGTGTACACCTCATATGGCAAGTTTCATGAACAAACGGGAAGTTTTCTGCGGTCCGAAACTATCAGACGCTTTGGCTCTCGTCTGCAGAGGGAATTACAACCCTCCTAGCAAAAAGTCAAGTATGTAGTTAGACGCGATTTGCCAGGCTAATTAAATCGGAATTGTTTCAGTGAATGACTTGCTCACTTATAACACGTACGACGAGCTTTTCCCCAGTGAGAATGACGACGATTTGGATTTCCCGTTTATCCAGAAGGAGGCGGCCAACTCGTTTTTACCCATGAGGTTTGCACGAAGCAGGGGAGTGGTGGACGAATGTTGCAAGAAGCCGTGCACTTACAGGCATTTGACTCTTTACTGTGGATAAAGAATAATTTTACTTTGATAGTGTTGTTGCTAGAACGGTATACGGAATGATAaccttttctaaaataaacattttgacGTTGCAtacaacaacatttttattccatTAACACCACACCATTATCACTACAAGATTTTAATCCTCGTGAATAGGtaagtacaataattattatttacaaagtTCAGAACGAAAAAtattagatttaaaaaaattgaaaatgtggTAATGAAAGCTTGCCTTGATAGCATTCTGGTTTAAGCCCACTTGCATTGTCTTTGACAAATGCAAGGACATCACTATTCTCTGTATgcatttttacattattttcgaACAGAAGATTACAAATGATCATAGAAGagactatttatttattaattataaaaaataaaatattacattaCAGTACCCGCACTTGGAAAAAAGTATATCTGAGAAATAATTCGTGCGTCACATGATTCCTtttcaacgattttaattggcTGAATTAGGATAATAAGAAGATATCATAACGATAATATCAAACAAAGAATCAGAATGTCACCTTATTTTGGCCCCTTCCTAAAGGTagcatttgtcaaatttgacagctaAAGTGGCATTGGGGAGACATCGCTGATATAGGAAAGTAAACGGTTAATAAAAACATATACTTATCAACATGCAAAGCCAATGGTGCCTGTTTgtgtttcttattttttcattcattatattttttcgCCGACTACAAATTCGCCATATGATTAATAATCGATGATATGACTCGTGAAACCGGAGCTGCAGATTCAACAAGTCCGTAGGAATATTGAATGTGCGGATTAGTTTCACTCGTTGATTTCGTCGATGATAAATCATCCCACTTGTTATATTATAGCTGATTATtgcattataaaaatttaatccaaTCAAGTTGCCGCTACATACTTGAGGTGATGCAGCTTTTGGTTTCTAATCAATaattgttttatattaaaGTGCATAATACTGATTACTAATTGATGAtactaattaataaataagcaTGTTCTTCATAATTCCGTTATCAATTGGGTATTACAAGTTTTAGACTAACTTACCAACACAGCTTGCCTgaccacacatttttttgaacgctcgttactaTGAGACAGTGCATGTTTCTAAAGATACGTGAATAAAGATCGCAGcagtctattttttctatatgtCATGTGATCAGTTAATGATGTCAACTAGAGATTTAGTTGTGTACTAAGTGTGGATCGTTGTCTTCAGCAACAAATATGTAGttgtaaaatgtataaattttaaagtgaaagaattttccattaataaataaagtgtaaatgaagaaaaaagaaaacggATTTAGTGATGAGATGGTTTTCGagacattttaaaaacgaGGGTGAATAAGTGATTATCGTTGGCTCGGAGGTGGTATCAGTTACGACCGTCCCGGAATCCCGAATTTGAGAAAAAggtatttcattaaaaaataatacatttttattattaaaagtgTAAAAACGTGCCGGTATATGCAATAAAGTTTATAGGGTAAAAGAATAATAAAGCAGCGTATACAGTGAAAACAAGCTAATTCCCTTCTTTGTCCCCAAAGCATTTGACGTAAAGTTCCGGAGCAACTGACGTCAGGACATGCAAATTTCATAGCCCACTCGCGCCGCAGTGTTGAACTACATTATTAAAGGCAATTTCTTTTATTCGCGACAAAAATACAATGCTACCAGTATTCGGTTGTTGTTTCGCTTAATTGTCAACACTTCTTTCagcttttttatgtttattgtcTGTATACAAATGTCCTCAGCTGCTAACAATGGCAAGGGACGCAATGAAGGATATTTCAGTTTTACTTTCTTTCGTTGCTTTCAAATGTAAATTGGTTGGCAGCTTATTTTCAGgttgatttttatgaaaataatgatTCGACTGCCTCCCGCTTCCGACTCTTGCGTCACACGAGTATATCCCGTTTGAAAAATTCCTTTGTCCTGTCGTCTCGCCTTAACTTATTGCAGGACGTGATTAATACATTAGACCTGGCTTATTGCCGATGAGGATATAATGATCCTTAATGCCTATTGGGACGAAATGAATGGGAAAGCCATCACTCTTCCCCGCGGTCACAACAACCACGTGTGGTCCTGAAGGAAGCACCTCTCACTATTTCGCTGACCAACAATGTAACACCAGATTTATGTGTTTACCTAGATTCCCGTCGCAACACCTCCCGTAATAAATCATGTCGTCCAGCGCCGAAATTTCATCCGAAGAACTCCGGTTCTTTGTGCTCGAATAGTTGCATAATTGATGGAGGAATCCGAAAGGGGTAGTAAAATCGCAACTGCCAACTGCACCGCCGAGCGGTGCAGCTTTTAAAACTCGAAATGAACTGCAGCAGAGTAATATGTAACACTGAATCGTTAACAACGAGTCGCATCTGGGCCCCGAAAGCTCATTCCGCCAACGCTTAAGAGGGAACAACAGTGCCGTATATTTAAATGGATCCTCCCCGCAATAACAAACCGATATATCGCGAGCAATAGAACATTAACAAATTACGCTTCACACTTAATAGCATTTATTTCGGCATATGGGCTAAATATATGCATTAAACAAACCCTCGGTATATTAGTCACAGCCGTGGGCGGATCGCCGAGATTGAATATCTGGGAGGGTAGGACGTACGAGGTCTGCATACAGGACACATTAGCTGAAGGGTTGGCAATGCTGCGATAAAGCGACCTGTACGTGGTGTTTACGTAGTTGGGGTCCAAGAAGAAATTCAATCAGATGGTGTTTATCCCAGATTGTCATTATGAGACTATTTGTGATTCATTGTCGGAGAGCTACGAGATTTTGAGGGGTGTTGCTGGAACTGTAATGGGCTGATAGTAATGTAATTGAAACATTAAACTAATATCGTGCGATGATCTCCACTATTTTTAACGCACTTTAATGAACTTTACTGAAGACGTCCATAACAGAATAGAATTCTAGAGGATTTGAAAAATATCATGAtctttatacatatttaaatttttcaaaccaTTATTTAATTCACATGTGCAGTAGTAATGCTTCttccttttcttttatttaccGCTCTTGTGctgttttgttcatttttacaCTTTCATCGAGAAACTTTtcatttgtattattttatttaaaaagattAACGTTTGAATAGAAGTGTGGAAAAGTATACAACAAACTGATAGTGTAATAGTTCTTTACGATATAAGTATCGTAATATGAAGTTATGATACGAGTATCGTATAACGTTCTATCtattatcaattattatcgtaagaaattattattaaataataaaaaactg encodes:
- the LOC138141398 gene encoding LIRP-like — encoded protein: MAVPQLLPTKMDNRVTFVFFLLNIIYVWCTPHMASFMNKREVFCGPKLSDALALVCRGNYNPPSKKSMNDLLTYNTYDELFPSENDDDLDFPFIQKEAANSFLPMRFARSRGVVDECCKKPCTYRHLTLYCG